The DNA window ACCTGGCCCGGATCCCGCTCCGTGCTGTCTCCGTTCAGAACCTGGTCGAGTGCTGCACCGTCCAGAATATGTGCCTGACCGCCTCGCTGGTCATCCGGGGGGCCCTGCTGCGGAACGAGTCCCGCGGGGCTCACCTCAGAAAGGACGTCGAGCAGGACTGGACGCCGAAGCATTCGCCGTTTGGACATACCTTCCTCTCGCTGGCCGGCGAAGGGATCGAGCGACGGGAGGTGCCGGTATGACCACGATGACGATCACCGTCTTCCGGCAGGACCCGGCGAAAGGGGAAGAGCCACGCTATGTCCCGTACACGATCGAGGTGAACGAAGGGGCACGGGTGCTCCACCTCCTTCATGCGATCCACGATCAGATCGACCCGACCCTCTCGTACCGGTACTGCTGCAGTTCAGGACAGTGCGGCTCCTGTGCGGTCAGGGTGGACGGGAAGCCGGTGCTGGCCTGCACCGCCGAGGCCCGCGACGGGATCACCATCGAACCGCTGGCCCTGCCGCTGAAGAAGGACCTGATGGTGGACCTGGTCCCGCTCCTCGCCGACCTGCCGCCGCTGGTCCCCGGGCCTGAGTCGGTGATGGTGACCAAGCGTGCTGTCGAGGCGATCCGACCGCTCTCGACCTGTATCGGCTGCCTCGCCTGTGTCTCGATCTGTCCTGCCATGAAGGTCACCGACTTTCTGGGCCCGACGGTGATGCGACAGGAGATGCGGCTGGCCCTGGACAGCCGGGACACCTGCGACCGGGCCACCCGGGCCGTGGCTGAGGGGCTCTTCACCTGCACCTCCTGCCAGGCCTGCTGGGAGGTCTGTCCGAAGGAGATCCGGATCCCGGGCAAGGCGATCGAGAAACTCCGCTCCCTGGCCAACAAGCAGGGGCTGACCCTCCCGCGTCATCTGGAGGTGGCCGAACTGGTCCGGGCGACCGGTAGGAGTGTGACCCGCACCGAACCGACGTTCCTGGAACTGGTCCCCGATCAGATCGAGCCGTACGGGCCGGTCCGGGCGACCATCGGGTTCTTTGTCGGGTGCATGTACAATATGCGCCTCCCAAAGACCGCGCTCGATGCGATGGAGGTGATGAAGCGGAACGGGATCAGGGTGATCATCCCGCGTGAACAGGTCTGCTGCGGTTCGCCGCTCTTCCGGACCGGGCAGGGGAAGTACCTCGCCATGCTGGTCCGCCGGAACATCGATGCGTTCCGGTTCAGAAAGATCGATATCGTGATGACGATGTGTGCCGGCTGCGGGTCGACGATCAAGAACGATTACCTGCATGTCCCCTTCAAGGTCATGGACATCAACGAGGTGCTGACCCACTTCGGGATCGAGCCTCCGGCGAAGCTCGCCCGAACCGTCACCTATCACGATCCCTGTCACCTTCTTCGCGGTCAGGGGATCAGCGAGGAGCCCCGCGCCCTGATCCGACAGGTGGCCGACCTGGTCGAGATGCCCTCCCAGTGCTGCGGCTCGGGCGGCGGGGTCAAGGCCGGGAACCCGGCAGAGGCCGAAGCCCTCGGCGAGATGCGGCGATCGGCGATCGAGGGATCGGGGGCCAGCGTGGTGATCAGTTCCTGTCCGTTCTGTGAGTTCCATATCAGCCAGCACACCGATAAGCCGGTGATGAACATCGCGACCCTCCTGCTCGAGGGGTACCGCGAGAAGGACCGGCAAGAGGCGAAGGGTACCCCTTCTGCCTGATCCGGATACTATTTTACCAGAGTCCGGCAGAGATAGGAGGAGATGCATCCACTCCGCTCTATCCCGGTCTGCCTGCTGGTAACTGTTCTCTTTCTCCTGCTTCTGGTCGCCCCGGTGGTCGGGACGGTCAGGATCGTTCCGATCGGCGACTCGATCACCCAGGGAACCCTCCAGAACGACGACGGACTCTCCCATCCGACCTACCGGTACTGGCTCTGGCAGACTCTGAAGAGCAGAGGCTACGACGTCGACTTTGTCGGCAGTGTCGACCAGCCGCAACTCCCGTACTCCTTCGACCAGGATAACGAGGGGCATGACGGTTACCGGACCCGCGATCTTCTCGGCACCGATCGGCTGAAGACCTGGCTCACGGGATACAGCCCCGACATCGCTATCGTCCACCTCGGGTCCAATGATGCGATGGACGGGGTGCCGGTGGAGACGACGATCGGAAACCTCAAACAGATCGTCACGATCCTCCGTGCGAAGAACCCCTCGATCGTGATCCTGATCGGGACGGTGATCCCGCGGGGCGGGTACGGTTCGAACCTGCCGGCCCTGAACAGCGCCATCCCGGGGATCGCCGCCTCGATGAGCACCCCCTCCTCCCCGATCGTGATCGTCGACCAGTTCACCGGCTACGACGGGTATGACGACAACCAGCCGAAACGGTACCTGCATCCGAACCAGCAGGGCGAGCAGAAGATCGCAGCCAGGTATGCCGCGGCTCTGGCCCCGTACCTCGAGAGCCCCGGCCCGTACAC is part of the Methanosphaerula palustris E1-9c genome and encodes:
- the tfrB gene encoding fumarate reductase (CoM/CoB) subunit TfrB, which encodes MTTMTITVFRQDPAKGEEPRYVPYTIEVNEGARVLHLLHAIHDQIDPTLSYRYCCSSGQCGSCAVRVDGKPVLACTAEARDGITIEPLALPLKKDLMVDLVPLLADLPPLVPGPESVMVTKRAVEAIRPLSTCIGCLACVSICPAMKVTDFLGPTVMRQEMRLALDSRDTCDRATRAVAEGLFTCTSCQACWEVCPKEIRIPGKAIEKLRSLANKQGLTLPRHLEVAELVRATGRSVTRTEPTFLELVPDQIEPYGPVRATIGFFVGCMYNMRLPKTALDAMEVMKRNGIRVIIPREQVCCGSPLFRTGQGKYLAMLVRRNIDAFRFRKIDIVMTMCAGCGSTIKNDYLHVPFKVMDINEVLTHFGIEPPAKLARTVTYHDPCHLLRGQGISEEPRALIRQVADLVEMPSQCCGSGGGVKAGNPAEAEALGEMRRSAIEGSGASVVISSCPFCEFHISQHTDKPVMNIATLLLEGYREKDRQEAKGTPSA
- a CDS encoding GDSL-type esterase/lipase family protein, coding for MHPLRSIPVCLLVTVLFLLLLVAPVVGTVRIVPIGDSITQGTLQNDDGLSHPTYRYWLWQTLKSRGYDVDFVGSVDQPQLPYSFDQDNEGHDGYRTRDLLGTDRLKTWLTGYSPDIAIVHLGSNDAMDGVPVETTIGNLKQIVTILRAKNPSIVILIGTVIPRGGYGSNLPALNSAIPGIAASMSTPSSPIVIVDQFTGYDGYDDNQPKRYLHPNQQGEQKIAARYAAALAPYLESPGPYTDLSIPGRVEAEAYDKGGEGVAYHDTTTGNQGGAYRQDDVDIESGASGYDLCFIRDGEWVNYTVNVAAAGEYTATFRTAAWNDGHTITLSVDGTSVGSAGLANTGSSEAYVDTTMSVSLSAGTHTLTVQFSGDGENLDYLSFAAVPVTTPTSRPTLQPIPPSTLQPTDPDQDGLYEDLNGNGALDFNDVVLFFDRMDWIAGYEPVEVFDFDRNGRIDFNDIVRVFSLL